One Microcebus murinus isolate Inina chromosome 9, M.murinus_Inina_mat1.0, whole genome shotgun sequence DNA window includes the following coding sequences:
- the GHRHR gene encoding LOW QUALITY PROTEIN: growth hormone-releasing hormone receptor (The sequence of the model RefSeq protein was modified relative to this genomic sequence to represent the inferred CDS: substituted 1 base at 1 genomic stop codon): MPQRAQKEHLGLAHPANSFLQALGHVHPECDVITRLREDESACLRAAEGMPNATVVSPPLPGRGKELXSQPLACLPGTVRRDCTITGWSEPFPPYPVACPVPLELLAEEKSYFSTVKIIYTMGHSISTVALLVAIAILLALRRLHCPRNYIHTQLFATFILKAAAVFLKDATLFHGGSADHCNLSTVLCKVSVAASHFATMTNFSWLLAEAVYLTCLLASTSPSSRSAFWWLVLAAWGLPMLLAGTWVGCKLAFEDIACWDLDDSSPYWWIIKGPIVLSVAVNFGLFLNIIRILLRKLEPAQGSLHTQSQYWRLSKSTLLLIPLFGVHYIIFNFLPDDAGLGIRLPLELGLGSFQGFIVAILYCFLNQEVRTEISRKWHGHDPELLPARRTPAKWTRPSCLGVQVLTSVC; encoded by the exons ATGCCCCAGAGAGCCCAGAAGGAGCACCTTGGCCTGGCTCACCCCGCCAACTCCTTCCTGCAGGCACTGGGCCACGTGCACCCAGAATGCGACGTCATCACGCGGTTGAGAGAGGACGAGAGCGCCTGTCTGCGAGCAGCAGAGGGGATGCCCAACGCCACCGTGG tgtccccacccctcccgGGGAGAGGGAAGGAGTTGTGATCACAGCCTCTTGCTTGCCTCCCAGGGACCGTGAGGCGGGATTGTACCATCACGGGGTGGTCTGAGCCCTTCCCGCCTTACCCTGTGGCCTGCCCTGTGCCCCTGGAGCTGCTGGCTGAGGAG AAATCTTACTTCTCCACAGTGAAGATCATCTACACCATGGGCCACAGCATCTCTACCGTAGCCCTCTTGGTGGCCATCGCCATCCTGCTTGCTCTCAG GAGGCTGCACTGCCCCCGGAACTACATCCACACCCAGCTGTTCGCCACCTTCATCCTCAAGGCAGCAGCCGTGTTCCTGAAGGACGCCACCCTCTTCCACGGCGGCAGCGCGGACCACTGCAACCTCTCCACT GTTCTGTGCAAGGTCTCCGTGGCAGCCTCCCATTTCGCCACCATGACCAACTTCAGCTGGCTGCTGGCAGAAGCCGTCTACCTGACCTGCCTCCTGGCCTCTACCTCCCCCAGCTCAAGGAGCGCCTTCTGGTGGCTGGTTCTTGCTGCCTGGG GGCTGCCCATGCTGCTCGCCGGCACGTGGGTGGGCTGCAAGCTGGCCTTCGAGGACATCGC GTGCTGGGACCTGGACGACAGCTCCCCCTACTGGTGGATCATCAAAGGGCCCATCGTGCTCTCCGTTGCG GTGAACTTTGGGCTTTTTCTCAATATCATCCGCATCCTGCTGAGGAAACTGGAACCAGCTCAGGGCAGCCTCCACACCCAGTCTCAGTACTG GCGTCTCTCCAAGTCAACGCTTCTCCTCATCCCACTGTTTGGAGTTCACTACATCATCTTCAACTTCCTGCCCGACGATGCCGGCCTGGGCATCCGCCTCCCCCTGGAGCTGGGACTGGGCTCCTTCCAG GGCTTCATCGTTGCCATCCTCTACTGCTTCCTCAACCAAGAG GTGAGGACTGAGATCTCGCGGAAGTGGCATGGCCATGACCCGGAGCTTCTGCCAGCCCGGAGGACCCCGGCTAAGTGGACCAGGCCTTCCTGCTTGGGGGTGCAGGTGCTGACATCTGTGTGCTAG